A single Staphylococcus muscae DNA region contains:
- a CDS encoding glycosyltransferase family 2 protein, with amino-acid sequence MSKISMIIPFYNVEDYIIDALDSVVNQTIFQDLEVILIDDGSRDGSTEIAKSYAEKYPNIAYYHKENGGISDARNYGLQFVTSKYTMYMDSDDMYTPQACESLYNFAEEKNLKLVVGELELYPGKSPNYDWKKYFGHGNQVIDLSVAGEELIKMPSAFNKIFRTEILLDKEELFPVGLRMEDAFAMIPLMVETRVIGLVDEKVYLYRQRDDASSYMDTVYNNEENYYVYIKLIQSLHNQLIVGEKNEQIIYAVQKFITKSYHGFLINIFLKDLITFSEEEKAWTFDQIQPIYQDVNYKMVEKLSEHRIMKTIYYGLVTNNKSLFVNPILNVDRIVIRDKILTHPDYLRKLEMHSIHLYAAIERFIEDDEDYVFIGELVSNNAYINHNLQNSFVFLLKELEGQTLECPVQKFNKLESPYRKQENDAPCGIKVRIPKSYVNNKIGSLELQMCIIEKATQERKYIGVLAHDLLHQYKREGNQPISLNIRENRTIEMIIDEMPEDSATDETV; translated from the coding sequence ATGAGTAAAATATCGATGATTATACCGTTTTATAACGTTGAAGATTACATCATAGATGCACTGGACTCAGTAGTAAATCAAACAATTTTCCAGGATCTTGAAGTCATTTTGATCGATGATGGAAGCCGAGATGGTAGTACGGAGATTGCAAAAAGTTATGCAGAAAAATATCCAAACATTGCTTATTATCATAAAGAAAATGGGGGGATATCAGATGCACGCAACTATGGCCTACAATTTGTAACAAGTAAATATACAATGTATATGGATTCAGATGACATGTATACGCCTCAAGCTTGTGAATCTCTCTATAATTTTGCAGAAGAAAAGAACTTAAAACTTGTTGTAGGTGAGCTGGAACTATATCCGGGTAAAAGTCCAAATTATGATTGGAAAAAATATTTTGGTCATGGTAATCAAGTGATTGATTTATCAGTAGCGGGGGAAGAACTTATCAAGATGCCTTCAGCATTCAACAAAATATTCAGAACGGAAATTTTACTTGATAAAGAAGAGTTATTTCCGGTTGGGCTTCGTATGGAAGATGCTTTTGCTATGATACCTTTGATGGTTGAGACAAGAGTAATAGGGCTTGTAGATGAGAAAGTCTATTTATATAGACAACGTGATGATGCTTCTTCTTATATGGATACTGTCTATAATAATGAAGAGAACTATTATGTTTATATCAAATTAATACAGTCACTGCATAATCAACTAATCGTGGGTGAGAAAAATGAACAAATTATTTACGCAGTTCAAAAATTTATTACTAAATCATATCATGGCTTTTTAATTAATATCTTTTTGAAAGATCTTATTACATTTAGTGAAGAAGAAAAAGCATGGACGTTCGATCAAATACAACCAATTTATCAAGATGTGAATTATAAAATGGTAGAGAAGCTAAGTGAGCACCGTATAATGAAAACCATTTATTATGGACTTGTGACAAACAATAAATCACTTTTTGTTAATCCTATTTTGAATGTTGATAGAATCGTGATTAGAGATAAAATATTAACTCATCCAGATTATTTAAGAAAGCTTGAAATGCATTCTATCCACTTATATGCAGCTATCGAAAGGTTTATTGAAGATGATGAAGATTATGTTTTCATTGGTGAATTGGTTTCGAATAATGCTTATATTAATCACAATCTTCAAAATTCATTTGTATTTCTATTGAAAGAATTAGAAGGTCAAACGCTAGAATGTCCTGTTCAGAAGTTCAACAAGTTAGAATCACCGTATCGTAAGCAAGAGAATGACGCACCTTGTGGTATTAAAGTTCGAATTCCTAAGTCATATGTTAACAACAAAATTGGCAGCTTAGAATTACAAATGTGCATTATTGAGAAAGCGACACAAGAGCGCAAATATATTGGAGTTCTTGCACATGATTTATTACATCAATATAAAAGAGAAGGAAATCAGCCCATTTCATTAAATATAAGAGAGAACCGTACTATTGAAATGATTATAGATGAAATGCCAGAAGACAGTGCAACTGATGAAACGGTTTAA
- a CDS encoding bifunctional glycosyltransferase/CDP-glycerol:glycerophosphate glycerophosphotransferase yields the protein MSKISVIVPIYNVEDYLEEAIESLINQTIFFDLEVLLIDDGSEDGSTEIAEAYALRYPNISYHLKENGGLSDARNYGLQFVTSKYTMFLDSDDMYTHRACETLYDFAEEKELSIVVGNLVTFPMKTPNYEWKKYYGNGNIIIDLSVGGEELIKNPSACNKIFRTDILLDKKELFPVGRHFEDAFSIIPLMVAEQKIGVVDEVIYLYRQREDGTSIMNSVFKKEQNYYDYIELIKLLHEKILKNQEVYQIKYAVEKFIYKTFHGYLNNIILKQYVDFDEEERKWLFKEIQPVYKDMSFKVLEKLSKHRALKIAYYALVTNNEALFVNPKLKVGRIIIRDGIIVSSEYADVQEINTVHLYVSMERMIEREFGIELIGELLSNNAVIDHQLENSLILELTPKRGRKIQLPVYKFNKLDSPYIVQESDSICGVKVNIPKSLINRNENEYTVGIKLIEDATQERRQVITQAHHLFHRFKGKVDDKLSIDVLPNHTIKIIANPTWKEKLAKEKERIFDKSKIRVGGGLRLMHHAAHQVLKHKKIVLVGERPDTFQDNSASFFKYVNAQYNKRKQYYYLADKQSEAYSEAAQYGKVVRKDSIRHYLYLLSADTLVNSYDPDSYMRPSAYTKPEYYRIFGDLINYKRVFLQHGVTYNNVVQAISNYRIGFEGIVVTNKAEETLLKNNAYYNDHQLIRSGFPRYKKLKENISSNEPIQFNDEEERVILLMPTWRKDLTSGSYNKTSDDDKQDPTKFLASDYYEFYNNLLNNEELIKAIEEKNIKLKFFPHYEMRDFLEYFDQPESDKIEIVPKEQNVQDLLIECDMLITDYSSVFFDVLFMKKPVIFTQFDLEEFYKKHYKKGYLDFTKNELGKSVSTIEDTVSEVKENIANGFTVPDDVLKHIEYYLEYAYEEGNNRKIFEFIEEL from the coding sequence ATGAGTAAAATATCCGTTATAGTACCTATATATAATGTGGAAGACTACCTGGAAGAAGCTATTGAGTCATTGATTAACCAAACAATTTTCTTTGACCTTGAAGTCCTACTAATTGATGATGGAAGTGAAGATGGTAGTACTGAAATTGCTGAAGCATATGCTTTAAGGTATCCGAATATTTCGTATCATTTAAAAGAAAATGGTGGTTTATCAGATGCACGGAATTATGGATTACAATTTGTTACTAGTAAGTACACAATGTTTTTAGACTCTGATGATATGTATACACATAGAGCCTGTGAAACACTTTATGATTTTGCTGAAGAAAAAGAATTGAGTATTGTAGTCGGTAACTTAGTTACATTTCCAATGAAAACCCCTAATTATGAATGGAAAAAATACTATGGCAATGGCAATATTATAATTGATTTATCAGTGGGTGGCGAGGAACTGATAAAAAATCCATCTGCATGCAATAAAATCTTTAGAACAGATATTCTACTTGATAAAAAAGAGTTGTTTCCAGTAGGCCGTCATTTTGAAGATGCATTTTCAATTATTCCATTGATGGTAGCAGAACAAAAAATTGGTGTTGTGGATGAAGTTATCTATTTATATAGACAGCGAGAAGATGGAACTTCTATTATGAATTCTGTTTTCAAAAAAGAACAGAATTATTATGATTATATTGAATTAATTAAATTATTGCACGAAAAGATACTAAAAAATCAAGAAGTATATCAAATTAAATATGCTGTTGAAAAGTTTATTTATAAGACTTTCCATGGGTATTTAAATAACATCATTTTAAAACAGTATGTAGATTTTGATGAAGAAGAACGTAAGTGGTTATTCAAAGAAATCCAACCTGTTTATAAAGATATGAGCTTTAAAGTACTAGAAAAGTTGAGCAAACACCGTGCTTTAAAAATAGCTTATTATGCATTAGTGACAAATAATGAAGCATTATTTGTTAACCCTAAACTAAAAGTTGGTCGTATCATTATACGTGACGGTATTATTGTGTCTTCTGAGTATGCAGATGTACAAGAAATTAATACAGTCCATTTATATGTATCTATGGAGCGTATGATTGAACGTGAGTTCGGTATTGAACTTATTGGTGAATTACTGTCAAATAATGCTGTTATTGACCACCAGTTAGAAAATTCACTTATTCTTGAATTGACGCCAAAAAGAGGTAGAAAGATTCAATTGCCAGTCTACAAATTTAATAAGTTAGATTCCCCTTATATCGTACAAGAAAGTGACTCTATTTGTGGTGTTAAGGTTAATATTCCTAAGTCATTGATTAATAGAAATGAGAATGAGTATACAGTTGGAATTAAGCTTATTGAAGATGCCACTCAAGAGCGTCGACAAGTGATAACACAAGCACATCATTTATTCCATCGATTTAAAGGTAAAGTAGACGATAAATTATCAATTGATGTTTTACCAAACCATACAATTAAAATTATTGCGAACCCAACATGGAAAGAAAAACTTGCAAAAGAAAAAGAACGAATTTTTGATAAGTCAAAAATTCGTGTTGGTGGCGGATTGCGTTTGATGCATCATGCTGCACATCAAGTATTAAAACATAAAAAAATTGTGTTGGTTGGAGAGAGACCAGATACATTTCAAGATAACAGTGCATCATTTTTTAAATATGTTAATGCTCAATATAATAAAAGGAAACAATATTATTATTTAGCTGATAAGCAATCAGAAGCGTATTCAGAAGCTGCACAATATGGAAAAGTTGTACGTAAGGATTCTATCAGACACTATTTATATTTATTATCAGCAGATACACTGGTAAACTCGTATGATCCGGATAGCTATATGAGACCTTCAGCATATACCAAACCAGAATACTATCGTATATTTGGAGATCTCATTAACTATAAACGTGTATTTTTACAACATGGTGTAACATATAATAATGTTGTCCAAGCGATTTCAAATTATCGAATTGGATTTGAAGGAATTGTTGTGACAAATAAAGCTGAAGAAACGTTATTAAAAAATAATGCCTATTATAATGATCACCAATTGATTCGATCTGGTTTTCCACGTTATAAAAAATTAAAAGAAAATATTTCTTCAAATGAACCAATCCAGTTTAATGATGAAGAAGAACGCGTTATTTTATTAATGCCAACATGGAGAAAAGATTTAACGTCAGGATCATACAATAAAACGTCAGATGATGACAAGCAAGATCCAACGAAGTTCTTAGCATCGGATTACTATGAGTTCTATAACAATTTGCTTAACAATGAAGAATTGATTAAAGCAATAGAAGAAAAGAATATCAAATTGAAGTTCTTCCCGCATTACGAAATGAGAGATTTTCTTGAATACTTTGATCAACCAGAATCAGATAAAATTGAAATCGTACCTAAAGAACAAAATGTACAAGATTTGTTAATCGAGTGTGACATGTTGATAACAGATTATTCTTCTGTGTTCTTCGATGTATTATTCATGAAGAAACCAGTTATCTTTACTCAATTTGATTTAGAAGAGTTCTATAAAAAACACTACAAAAAAGGCTATTTAGACTTTACGAAAAATGAGCTTGGTAAATCAGTAAGTACGATTGAAGATACTGTTAGTGAAGTAAAAGAAAATATTGCTAATGGCTTTACAGTCCCAGATGATGTGTTAAAACATATTGAATATTATCTAGAATACGCTTATGAAGAGGGCAACAACCGAAAAATCTTTGAGTTTATTGAAGAGCTTTAA
- a CDS encoding glycosyltransferase family 2 protein: MSLVSIIVPIYNVESYLKEAIDSLINQTIFDDLEVILVDDGSQDGSGVIAKTYAEKYANISYHYKENGGLSDARNFGLQFVSSKYTMFLDSDDMYTPRACEVLYHFAEENNLNIVIGNLFIFPGNTPNYDWKRYFGHGNRVIDLSVSGEELLKSPSACNKIFRTDLLRQKDEFFPVGRHFEDAFSIIPLMANERIIGLVDEKVYLYRQREDGSSIMNSIYTKEKNYYDYIDLIKTLHNQLIVDETNKQIVYGVQKFITKSFHGYLLNIFLKDHISFDEKERAWIFDQILPIYQNINYKMLDKLSEHRVMKTIYYALVTNNKSLFVNPILEVNRIIIRDQILINPEYLCELEMHSIHLYASIERFIEDNEDFVLIGELISNNVEIDHHLQNEFVFQLKGPKGRVVEYPVQKFNKLESPYYKDENDASCGIMVRIPMSAISGKDNHFELKMCIIEETTQEHRYIGVLAHNLLHQYKREKTQPISLNIRPNRTIELITKKVSVEQPVGKTNKETKVEKSMQDNVQSLLQRIKRGIIQLKNCILK; the protein is encoded by the coding sequence ATGAGCTTAGTATCTATTATAGTGCCGATATACAATGTAGAAAGTTATCTAAAAGAAGCGATTGATTCATTAATTAATCAAACAATTTTTGATGATCTTGAAGTGATTTTAGTAGATGATGGTAGTCAAGATGGCAGTGGAGTAATTGCAAAAACATATGCGGAGAAGTATGCGAATATTTCGTATCATTATAAAGAAAATGGTGGTTTATCAGATGCGAGAAACTTTGGTTTACAGTTTGTATCAAGTAAATACACAATGTTTTTAGACTCTGATGATATGTATACACCTCGTGCTTGTGAAGTTTTGTATCATTTCGCTGAAGAGAATAATTTGAATATTGTAATTGGGAATTTGTTTATATTTCCTGGTAACACACCAAACTATGACTGGAAAAGATATTTTGGACATGGTAATCGTGTGATTGATTTATCAGTAAGCGGTGAAGAATTATTAAAATCTCCATCAGCATGTAATAAAATCTTCAGAACAGATTTGTTGCGACAAAAAGATGAGTTTTTCCCAGTAGGGCGTCACTTTGAAGATGCCTTCTCAATTATTCCATTAATGGCTAATGAACGTATAATTGGACTTGTTGATGAAAAAGTCTATTTATACAGACAACGAGAAGACGGTTCATCAATCATGAATTCAATCTATACGAAAGAGAAAAATTATTATGATTACATTGATTTAATAAAAACACTTCACAATCAATTAATCGTAGATGAGACAAACAAGCAAATTGTTTATGGTGTTCAAAAATTTATTACTAAATCTTTTCATGGGTATTTATTAAATATATTTTTGAAAGATCATATTTCATTTGATGAAAAAGAAAGAGCGTGGATATTTGATCAAATATTACCGATTTATCAAAATATAAACTATAAGATGTTGGACAAGCTAAGCGAACATCGTGTGATGAAAACGATTTATTATGCACTTGTTACGAATAATAAATCATTATTTGTGAATCCGATATTAGAGGTCAATCGTATTATTATTCGGGATCAAATTTTGATAAATCCAGAATACTTATGTGAGCTAGAAATGCATTCCATTCACTTATATGCGTCTATTGAAAGATTTATTGAAGACAATGAAGATTTTGTATTAATCGGTGAGCTTATTTCAAATAACGTGGAAATCGATCATCATCTTCAAAATGAATTCGTATTTCAATTGAAAGGTCCTAAAGGTCGAGTGGTAGAATACCCAGTTCAGAAATTCAACAAATTAGAATCACCGTATTATAAAGATGAGAACGATGCCTCTTGTGGAATTATGGTGCGTATCCCTATGTCAGCCATTAGTGGAAAGGATAATCATTTTGAATTGAAAATGTGCATCATTGAAGAAACAACACAAGAGCATAGATACATTGGTGTTCTTGCACACAATCTACTTCATCAATACAAAAGAGAAAAAACTCAGCCTATTTCATTAAATATACGACCAAATCGTACGATTGAATTAATTACGAAAAAAGTATCAGTTGAGCAACCAGTTGGCAAAACTAACAAAGAAACAAAAGTCGAAAAAAGTATGCAAGATAATGTACAGTCTCTTTTGCAACGTATAAAAAGGGGAATTATTCAGCTGAAAAATTGTATTTTAAAATAA
- a CDS encoding ABC transporter ATP-binding protein yields MIKFENVSKRYGNKTVVDRVNIEVKEGEFFVLIGPSGSGKTTTMKMINRLIDLSEGYIYFKGKPISDYSVYEMRWDMGYVLQQIALFPHMTIRDNIAQVPLMKQWNKQDIDARVDELLDMVGLPPEQFRDRMPSELSGGQRQRVGVVRALAVDPPVILMDEPFSALDPITREKLQDDLLALQSKIKKTIVFVTHDIEEAFKLGDRICLLNQGRVEQIGTPNEFVKAPKNEFVSQFIGNLTSVVLNHFSIGKIVELAGAPVTGNEDTLPIVHRNDAVSDVYRELATHEAVMIEMDGQYWRLTREDIFRFLSQNKVGDAR; encoded by the coding sequence ATGATAAAGTTTGAAAATGTATCAAAACGATATGGCAACAAAACAGTAGTCGATCGTGTCAATATAGAAGTGAAAGAAGGCGAGTTCTTCGTGCTCATTGGTCCTTCTGGTTCAGGTAAGACGACAACGATGAAGATGATTAATCGCTTGATTGACTTATCTGAAGGTTATATTTACTTCAAGGGGAAACCGATCAGTGACTATTCAGTCTATGAGATGCGTTGGGATATGGGTTATGTATTGCAACAAATTGCACTTTTCCCACATATGACCATTCGTGACAACATCGCACAAGTGCCGTTGATGAAACAATGGAACAAACAAGATATTGATGCACGTGTTGATGAATTGTTAGATATGGTTGGATTGCCACCCGAACAATTTCGAGATCGCATGCCAAGTGAACTGTCAGGTGGACAACGTCAACGTGTAGGTGTTGTACGTGCTCTGGCAGTAGACCCACCTGTGATTCTTATGGATGAGCCGTTTAGTGCGTTAGATCCCATTACGAGAGAAAAACTTCAAGATGATTTACTGGCATTGCAAAGTAAAATTAAAAAAACGATTGTTTTTGTGACGCATGATATTGAAGAAGCATTCAAACTTGGCGATCGCATATGCTTATTAAATCAAGGGCGTGTAGAACAAATTGGGACTCCGAATGAATTTGTCAAAGCACCGAAAAATGAATTTGTGAGTCAATTTATTGGGAATCTTACAAGTGTCGTACTGAATCACTTCTCTATTGGTAAAATTGTTGAATTAGCAGGTGCACCAGTTACAGGAAATGAAGACACCTTACCAATCGTTCATCGAAACGATGCAGTGAGCGATGTGTATCGTGAACTAGCGACACATGAAGCGGTGATGATTGAAATGGACGGTCAGTATTGGCGTCTCACGAGAGAAGATATTTTTCGTTTCCTATCTCAGAACAAGGTAGGTGACGCACGATGA
- a CDS encoding bifunctional glycosyltransferase/CDP-glycerol:glycerophosphate glycerophosphotransferase, protein MSKISIIVPIYNVEDYIAEAIDSLINQTIFQDLEILLIDDGSQDGSTDIAKKYAMEYENISYHLKENGGLSDARNYGLRFASSKYSMFLDSDDMYTRQACEHLYEFAEENHLNIVVGDLETFPKETPNYGWKKYYGNGNHVIDLTVSGEDLIKNPSACNKLFRTDILRDKSALFPVGRHFEDAFAIIPLMFKEKYIGVLDENIYLYRKREDGSSIMDSSFTKEKNYYDYIELIKTLYNELIVGQTNHQVVFATNEFIRKTFHGYLNNIFLNSQVIFDEEKKAWIFDQIQPVYQNINYKYLEKLSNHRVMKTVYYALVTNDKALFVNPFLDVDNIIIRDNTLISKKHFDTPEINSVHLYASIERFIEQEDEILFVGELVSNNMIIDHQLKNPLVVELKDKEGNIIELPIEKFNKLDSPYIKQTDDSACGIMISIPKSVIMHVKNTYEVSLFIVEEATQERKPIITQAHAFLHRFKGKINRHLILDVLPNRTIKIITNASLKQKLILEKNRIMDKSKLRVGSKMRILSHATNWALKHKNIVLVGERSDTFQDNSAAFFKYVNTQPNKKKHYYYLADGRSEAYSEAAQFGKVVRKDSIRHYLYLLSANTLVNSYDPDAYMRPSAYSKPEFYRLFGDLINYNRVFLQHGVTYNNVVQAISNYRIGFEGIVVTNKDEEELLKHGAYYNDQQLIRSGFSRYEKLKENIRTNEPIQFSDEKERIILLMPTWRKGLTPGSYNKKAANQKIDPSRFLASNYYEFYNNLINNEELIKALEEKNIRLKFFPHYEMRDFLEYFNQPKSDKIEIVPKEQNVQDLLIECDMLMTDFSSVFFDVLFMKKPVIFTQFDLDAFYKTHYKKGYLDFTKNELGTSVHTIEDTVNEVKENIENGFTVPTDVLNHIEHYLEYAYQEDNNKAILEFIEEL, encoded by the coding sequence ATGAGTAAAATATCAATTATAGTACCTATATACAATGTAGAAGATTATATTGCAGAAGCAATTGACTCATTGATTAATCAAACAATCTTTCAAGACCTTGAAATCTTATTAATTGATGATGGTAGTCAAGATGGTAGTACAGATATTGCAAAAAAGTATGCAATGGAATATGAGAATATTTCATATCATCTTAAGGAAAATGGTGGTTTGTCAGACGCGCGTAACTACGGTTTAAGATTTGCATCGAGTAAATATTCGATGTTTTTAGATTCAGATGATATGTATACAAGACAAGCATGTGAACACTTGTATGAGTTTGCAGAAGAAAATCATCTTAATATCGTTGTTGGAGATTTAGAGACTTTTCCAAAAGAAACACCGAATTATGGATGGAAAAAGTATTATGGCAATGGTAACCATGTGATTGATTTAACAGTCAGTGGCGAAGATTTGATAAAAAATCCGTCAGCATGTAATAAATTATTTAGAACTGATATTTTACGTGATAAAAGTGCATTATTCCCTGTGGGGCGACACTTTGAAGATGCATTTGCGATTATTCCATTGATGTTCAAAGAAAAGTATATTGGTGTTTTAGATGAAAACATATATTTATACAGAAAACGTGAAGATGGATCATCAATTATGGACTCAAGTTTTACGAAAGAAAAGAATTATTATGATTATATTGAGTTGATTAAAACTTTATATAATGAATTAATCGTGGGTCAAACAAATCATCAAGTTGTATTTGCAACAAATGAGTTTATTAGAAAGACATTCCACGGATATCTGAACAATATCTTTTTAAATAGTCAAGTGATATTTGATGAAGAGAAAAAAGCATGGATTTTCGATCAAATACAGCCAGTTTATCAAAACATAAATTACAAGTATCTTGAAAAACTCAGCAATCATCGTGTAATGAAAACAGTTTACTATGCACTGGTTACAAATGATAAAGCATTATTTGTAAATCCATTTTTAGACGTAGACAATATTATTATTCGTGATAACACGCTCATCTCCAAAAAACATTTTGATACGCCAGAAATTAATTCAGTTCATTTGTATGCTTCTATTGAAAGATTTATAGAACAAGAAGACGAAATCTTATTTGTTGGTGAATTAGTTTCAAACAATATGATTATTGATCATCAACTTAAGAATCCACTTGTTGTTGAACTGAAAGATAAAGAAGGGAATATTATAGAGTTGCCTATTGAGAAGTTTAATAAACTGGACTCACCATATATTAAACAAACAGATGATTCGGCTTGTGGTATTATGATTTCTATTCCTAAATCGGTGATTATGCATGTAAAAAATACTTATGAAGTGAGTCTGTTTATTGTTGAAGAAGCAACACAAGAAAGAAAGCCAATTATTACACAGGCGCATGCCTTCCTGCATCGATTTAAAGGGAAGATAAATCGTCATTTAATTTTAGATGTGTTACCTAATCGAACAATTAAAATCATTACGAATGCATCATTAAAACAGAAGTTGATTCTTGAAAAGAATAGAATTATGGACAAATCTAAATTACGTGTGGGAAGTAAGATGCGAATTTTAAGCCATGCTACAAACTGGGCATTAAAGCATAAAAATATAGTATTAGTCGGCGAACGGTCAGATACATTTCAAGATAATAGTGCGGCGTTTTTTAAATATGTTAATACACAGCCTAATAAGAAGAAACACTATTATTATTTAGCAGATGGACGTTCAGAAGCATATTCGGAAGCAGCACAGTTTGGTAAAGTTGTGCGAAAAGATTCAATTAGACACTATTTATACTTGTTGTCAGCTAATACGTTGGTAAATTCATATGATCCAGATGCTTATATGAGACCGTCTGCATATTCGAAACCGGAATTCTATCGACTATTCGGTGATTTAATCAATTATAACCGTGTCTTTTTACAGCATGGTGTGACATATAATAATGTTGTTCAAGCAATTTCAAATTATCGAATTGGTTTTGAAGGAATTGTTGTGACAAACAAAGATGAAGAAGAATTATTAAAACATGGTGCTTATTATAATGATCAGCAATTGATTAGATCGGGCTTTTCACGATACGAAAAATTAAAAGAAAATATTCGCACCAATGAACCGATTCAATTCAGTGATGAAAAAGAACGTATTATTTTACTAATGCCAACATGGCGTAAAGGTTTAACACCGGGTTCTTACAATAAAAAAGCAGCAAATCAAAAAATTGATCCGTCTAGATTTTTAGCTTCAAATTACTATGAATTCTATAATAATCTAATTAATAATGAAGAATTGATAAAAGCATTAGAAGAAAAAAATATTAGATTAAAGTTCTTCCCGCATTATGAAATGAGAGATTTTCTTGAATATTTCAATCAACCAAAGTCAGACAAAATAGAGATAGTACCAAAAGAACAAAATGTACAAGATTTATTAATTGAATGTGATATGTTGATGACAGACTTTTCTTCTGTATTCTTTGATGTACTATTTATGAAAAAACCAGTTATTTTTACGCAGTTTGATTTAGATGCTTTTTACAAAACGCATTATAAAAAAGGGTATTTAGACTTTACGAAGAATGAACTTGGTACATCAGTTCATACGATTGAAGATACTGTAAACGAAGTTAAAGAAAATATTGAAAATGGATTTACAGTGCCAACAGATGTATTGAATCATATTGAGCATTATTTAGAATATGCATATCAAGAAGACAATAACAAAGCAATTTTAGAGTTTATAGAAGAACTTTAA